A region of the Candidatus Woesearchaeota archaeon genome:
ATTATACCTTTCCCGGCGAGGGGAATTATACCTTGTGTGGACGTATTCTCTATGCCTTTATTAACGAAACAAATCCACTCAATGAAACAAATCTGTCGAATAATGAGGTTTGTCAACAAATCATTGTTCTTCATACGATATTGCAGCCTTGTGATATTTCATTAACAATCCTCACACCAAAAGATCTCTATTTCACCAATGAATCTCTCGAGTTTACACCAACGCTCAATAACGAGAGCTTTTTATTTACCATTGAATATTGGATTGAGGATCTTTTTGGTATGGTGGTAAAGTCTCCGTACAATACCAGCAACACCAACCAAAAATCATGGACTCCTGATGAGGAACAGATTAATGTTTACCGCATTAAGGCACGCCTTGTTATGCTTGCCTGCAATGATTCTTTTCTTGACGACAATGTGGCTGAAAAAAGGGTTATTGTTCAAGGAGAAAAGCCATTTTCTCCGGTTCTTGAAGTTGAGGACATCATGCTCGGTAGTGACGAGGAGGCTGCTTTTGGAGAAGATATTCCGGTAAAGCTATCGATCTCTCGAGGGAATAGCACCAAATCAAGTATTGATCTTTGGGTTGAGGATAGTGATCAACAAAAGGTAAGTACGGTAAGTTCTGTTCGAGTTTACGATTCATATACCACCTACAAAGTTACCGTGCCTGTACAACTTAAACCGAATTGTGATGACGCATTTCCTGACACCAATTACACCCTTAAGATAGAAGGTCTTAATGGGGAAATAAATACCTCTTTGGTTGTTCATGGAAAGACAAGTTCACTTTGCCCTTCTGCATCCTGTCCTCAACAACAATCCTGTGGAAATTCTCCTTCTTCCTCTACCTCCTCTTTTGCCCCACCTCCAAAAGATCTCTCATTTGAGGTACTTACGCTTCCCGATCATATGATTCTTGAAACACCCTTCTCAACGAAAATTCGTATCACGAACAGTGGAACTCTCGAACGTACTGCAACGCTCTGGAGTTATGCTTATCGAGGGAATAAAGCCTACTCAGGAGAACGGGAGGCAAATAAGCAAGAAACAATCATAAAGCCTGGTGGTCAGGTGACGCTTGTTTTGACCAACACGATTGTTGCTGCAGAGCCGGGAATCTATCAGTTCAAAGTCAAGTACAAAAAAGACGACCAGAAAACAGAAAATGATTTGATAACCACCAATATAACACTCGCAGAAAATCTTCAAGAAAATGCATTACCCTCGCCCTCTGTTTCCATCACCGATTTTTATACCAGACATCGAAAATTTGCCGATGAAATTACCTTATATGTTGCGCTTTCCTCGCCCGAAATAACAAATGTTACCGTTGTTGTTGAGGGAGTTTCCTTTACAAATGCAACCTCGGTGTTGGTTAATGGCACAGAGATTATTGCATTTCCCGCCTTTCTTTATCCTGGGAAAAATGTTTTTTTTACCACGGTCTTTGATTCTCAGAATATTTCCTTGGGATTTCAACGCTTAGTTCTTTTTGCCAATGAGACAACCATCAAAACCCTTAACGAATCAGAAGTATTGTACCTTTCAAAAGATGATGGTAACTCCCTCACTAATACATTCACTGGCTCCGGTCTTCCCCAAATAACTGGTTCTGTTACTGGAGACTCTTTGGTTTATGAGTCCACCACAGCAAAAGCAAAAACAATGGTGTTACCGCTCCTTATTGTTGTTTTGGCCCTGATTTCAGTAACACTTGCATGGAAATTTTGGAAAGGAAAATAATTTTGGCGTTTCTCTTGAATTATGCAAACAAGATTCTGAAAACTTTAAGAATTTTCTGAGGGAGTACCTTTAAAGTAGTAACCTTGAGAAACATTTAAATACGTCCTGTTGATCCGTAAAACAAGGAGGTAATACTATGCAAGAGACTTATCACGTTCAAGGCAAGAACGAATTTTTGGAAGCAAGGCTTGTTGAAGAAAGTGGACGACAAGTGGTGCTTACTTATAGAAATGCAAGGGGAGACACAGCTACGGTAACTATCCAACATGGTTTAAGCACTTCAGTAAAAGGAAGATACACCGGTGGACTCATAACTGACCAGGGGATAGGAGGCTATCTTCTTGGATTAGACAGACTTGGACCAGAGTTAAGAGCACAAATTCCATCAGATTGGTATCAAGACTTAGGAAACTGGCTTGCGTCCAAAGAACATATTAAGTGTGATGAATAAATTTCACAATCTTTATAACTAATGTTCCTATTCTTGGTGTATGGCACTCCTGAGTTTTGCGCAACAAGATATCTCTCTTGAAGATTTTACCGATCCTTCACGAAGACCACCATTTCTTCAGGATGCACTCCAGCACGATACCCATCTTGATTACTTAATTTCTCAATTGGATACGGGTGGGATCTCTCTCAGGATTGATACCGATTCTTCTGATTATGAACGGTTTCAACCTTTGTTTACTCAGCATATTCAACCATTGGTAGAGGCATCTGGATATGCTGTTGACGATGCTCGGCTTCTCCTTGGTGAGGTATATGTAAATGCAGTACTTCATGGCAACGAAGCAGGCGAAATTCTGGAGTACCGACGGAGAGGATTGCCTATTCCAGAGCATCATGATGAAAATCTCCAAAAACATATCACGGTTGAGTATCTCCTTAGTCCTGCATTTTACCTTCTTCGGGTTACTGACGAGGGAGAGGGATTTGATATAACTTCAATCCAACATGATTTGACTCCAGAGCATCATCTAAGTAAATCCGGAGGAACAGGACAAGTAATGATCTTTCGATTATCGGATTCTTTTTATTACACGCCACCAGGAAACCGAATCACTATGGTAGTCTATCATCCCACGGTTAAGCAAGAAAGAATTTGCAGCGCATCTGCAGCACAGTCATGAGATTTAGTCGTGAAATTTATAAAGCCCGTTCTGTTTATTCCTTTTATGTGCGGTATTATGGGCATCTTTGGTACAAAGTACGCAACCTCTTCTTTAGTGCATGGACTATCCATGATGGCAAACCGTGGTCAGGATGGGTATGGTATCTCTGATGGTCACCAGTTTTTGTTTGAAAAAAAACTGACAAAACTCCGAGAGAAGACATCTCATCCTCGATGTGCATTTGCGGATAAAATAGCAATGGTTGGTCATTGCTTGCATTCGATTGTTGGTTTTGTTCCACAACCTTTACTTGGTAAAGGCACACTTGTGGTGAACAGCGAAATCTACAACTGGCAAACATTAGCCAAAAAATATGGTTTTTCCATAACTCCTTCTTCTGTTTCTTCCTCAACACTGACTTCAGCTCGTTTTTCTGTTGCAAATGATGCAGAGCTTCTGCTCAAGCTCTTGGATACGCATTCAGTAGAGCAGTTCCCTGCACTTCTTGAAGAACTTGATGGAGTCTATGCATTTGCTTACTGGCGTCAGAATACCCTTATCCTTGCACGTGATATCTTAGGCGTCAAGCCTCTTTGGTATGCAACACAGCCAAATTTTGCATTTGCGTCTGAACGTAAGGTTTTAGAAGTGCTCCATTACTATCCTATAACCGAAGTAAATCCGCGAAAGGTATTGCTTTACACTCCTGAAACAGGGATCCAGAGTATTTCACGCTCTTTTTTTACTATTACTCCTGAACATACAGCCCTAAAAAGAGGAATGGAAAAAGAACTTTGGGGTTTGTTGACTAATGCAATTGCTAAACGTATCCCGGATCAACCATTTGGTATTTTATTCTCCGGTGGCATTGATTCAACAATCATTGCTTCTATTTGCCAGCAATTAGGATTGCCGTTTACCTGTTACACAGCAGCCCTTGCTCCTCAGCCTGGGCAAAAGACCGCTGAAGATCTCATCATGGCAAAAAAAGTTGCTGAACATTTCGGATTTAAACTAAAAACACGAATCATTTCGCTGCAAGAAATGCAAGCATATCTTCCTA
Encoded here:
- a CDS encoding ATP-binding protein; amino-acid sequence: MALLSFAQQDISLEDFTDPSRRPPFLQDALQHDTHLDYLISQLDTGGISLRIDTDSSDYERFQPLFTQHIQPLVEASGYAVDDARLLLGEVYVNAVLHGNEAGEILEYRRRGLPIPEHHDENLQKHITVEYLLSPAFYLLRVTDEGEGFDITSIQHDLTPEHHLSKSGGTGQVMIFRLSDSFYYTPPGNRITMVVYHPTVKQERICSASAAQS